TCTATACATTAATCAAGAAAATGGTCACATTTTCGACcacaaatttcaaccatgaaAACATTTCCCTTTCTTTTATTCATGATTTTATGCCCCAACATTGTATTTGGCAAGGCCTTTTCCCGGGGGGGGAGAAAAGCAGCATGCTTTGCCTGCTTTCTAGCACGTGTTATTGTGGGTGTAAAAAcgcccccccctccctctcaAAAGGGGAGTGCATTGTGCTTTAATTTATTCCCACTGACGACCAGAAGCGGCTGGGTGTGTGAATACAATAGCCACCAAGAATTGCCTTAATTTGCAGAATATATTCCCCTGCTTTGTTTCTTGGCAGGCCATGCCAGCGCCATGAATGATTTGAATCGCTCGGACTCCCATTTGTCCAGCTCCAGCGCCTGCTAtggcgaatgtgtgtgtgtgtgttggggaaaTAATCGGAAGAAGagtctctgtgtgtgcgcggtgTGTGTAAATGGTGTGTGATGTTTATGTTGTACTTAGCACGTGAACGGGAAGCTTTATCGCATTTATCGTTGCCTTTGCGGCTTAGCCGCATTTTATGCGATGAATAGATGGTGGCATAAATTGTGttcattgtgtgtgtatttttttctttgctttgttttttcgcACCTCAACGGCTAAGCTTCAACGTACGCGCCATTTATGCTCAGCAGTAAAAAGGGCAACGAAGGGCTAAACTTGCATGCATGTTGGTTATCtgctttaatttccttcccatccccccccccccccccaccccgttTGTGGCAGGCTCGAACAGCTCGAAGGGGGCGGGTTTCGTTATCGAAACGAAGACGATTAGTTCCGCTACTGTGATTGCGTTAATTAAAGGAGCATCCATGTGTTTGATTAAGTTTAACtcacgaacacacacatacacacacacacacgggcgcaCCCGCACTTCTGGATGCATAAGCGGGGTGGCGCCCTTTCTTGCTCGATTTGCCATTCCGTGGCGGTGAAGGTTTGTTTTGCGAAATGAGCGTAATGAATTCGATGAAAGGTTTTGTAGTTCACACCTCGCCGGAGCGCCACGAGCGCCACCGGACAAAAGGTAAAGGGAAGGCTCACTGAAGCGGttacagcacaaaaaaagggcaacagCAAACCCAGCGAAGGGTGTCCTCGTTGATTGGAGCAATTAGCTGCCCTGGGTGGTGCCcatcacacacataaacacactgGGCAtctattgttttatttgatcGAGGTTCTTTTTTTACCAAAGCTGGGCAgcgcaatgtttgttttatcggAACGGGAGGGTTTTTCGCAATCGCAATCAACCATCAACCAGTGCCTGTAGGTGGGTTGAATGTAAGCCCACACAGGCTTGGTCGATTGGTCGATAAAGTAAAACACCGTTTCACTTAACGCGTTTGGCCGCGTCGCACAGTAGTTGCAAGTTGGTAAATGGAGCGTGTAACTGTTTTGCCAGGTCCATTAACAATCGGTTGTGTGAGGTATGTTGATGCTTTCGTTCAATGCAGATGATCGTATTGAGTAGTTTTTCTACTACTGAAAAGACTTCAAGGGATTGAATATGGAAAAGTCTTTAAAATACATCGCTCAAACTACTGAGAACTCCACAAGGTTGTCGGTCGCGTGACTGCTCCTTCCCGGTACTGCTACCGGTTCCATGTTCGTGAGGTTAAATCCTCTCGAGACCATGTTGACATGTAGCAGTACCCCCGAACCAGAACTACCAGGAACTCTCCctcactcactctcttcttctcttgcgtctgtgtgtgtgtccctctACCATTGAAGAATAAAAATCATTACAAACCACCACAACGGGATGCATCCTTCTGCCCAGTCCCGTCTGATCGCTGGTGGTCAAAAGGAAGCAaccaattgtgtgtgtgtgtgtccctttaAGGATGAGCAAAAGAACGACGGGAGTGTCCTCTGCAGAAGTAAGCTTCGCTTTGTGTACGTAAGAGAACGGTGCCTTGTGTCCTAGCAGTAGGACATCTAGGAGAATAGCATTAGGTTGAccaaacacagcagcagcagcagcagctggttgttgatgttgtggCGAGGACAATAGCAAACAACCAGCTTGTGCCTTTCTGTAGTAATGAATCGTTTAATAGAAGATGGTAATAATATTTGCTTTGTGACCGATTGTGGTTTATACATGTGATGCGCGATGTATGGAAAAGGCAGATGTTTAGGAAAGAAGCTGTTTTTTTGGAAGTAAATTCCAGAATTTTGTTAAGATAGACACAGAGCTATAGGACTTTGTTCTTGGCAATAACATAGCGAAAACGCAGTTAAAACTATCAGCAGAAATGAGCTATAATTGAGGAATTATActaatcaattgaataaaacaaacacactaatAGGCAGACACCATCAAACAGCCAAGCCGACTAGAATTCCGTCCATCTTGCTGCCCATCCACTTTCCCCTTACCTTTGGCAACTAAAAAAACCTGTGCCGGTGCGCAACACtctattttgttaattttaattaaataaatttgtaCCTACGTGTGTTAGCAGCGTGttcacagcagcaacagcaacagcagcatccaGATCGCTGACGCCTGATAACAACACGCGTTGTCAGCTAGTTGTCGCACTACTTTACCTCCCCCCGATCGCCTCTTACCCTTCTGGCAGGAAAGGGGAACCCTATCATCACCCCGATTGCGTACGTACGGCTGCGAAGGTCAAGCTGCGCGCGTAGCCCCTTTTGTGCGCACTTTCTTTCGCAAAAAGGTAGCCTGAGCGCGTTACATGACACGACAGCTTTGCGCTCTGCCAATTACCACCATTATGTTCGGTGACGATGACGGTGGTGGCGGTTCTGAGTGCGAGGACACATCCActcagtgtgtgtgagggGGGGGCATGTTGGGtggtaattaaataattaccgGGCTTAAGCTGCTCATTACTAGTTGACTTGTTTTATAACATTATTTGCTGAGCGGTGAGCGGTGTGTAATGGAGCTCCTGGGGAGGAGCCCGTCAAGCTCCTGGCGTTGTTGCCTGGGAACTGTGTGTGTTATTCaagattgtgtgtgtggataaGCACCAGTAGCGTGTGATTTGAAACGTACTAAGTTGGGTTATTTGATCTTTGCTGCATTCAAACAACTTTATGTTTGTAGTCTCATAGCTTTCTTCCTTATTTGGACGAccattttgtattttaaaataagtACCAACATGGCTGTACAGGTTATGAAGGGGTGCATCATAAAACGGTGCAAATCACCCCCTCAGTGCCAGAACTCAATCACCCGGACGGACACCCCCAAAACGGGACCGAAGCATGACAGAACAGAGCGCAGCCCGCCTTATACGATTCGTTAAAGTGAACGATCACTTACACCAACCAACGGACGGTGTTGCCCCGTACCCGTGCACCATTCCCTCTTTCGATTCTTGATGAATCATACCGTTAATTggtttaattttcctttctcGACATCCCGAAAAAACCTCGAGGACATGGAGAGAAGTTTTAATTGGAAAGTTTCTTTCTCCCTACCGTTGTCGTTTTGCTTCCTCTCAAACTCGATACGGCAGCCTTAAACAGGCTGCGATAAAAAGGGAACACATTATGATGAGTCCCCATCTCTCCCACCCACCCCGTGTAAGGTGGAAAGGTAAttgaaaaatcaatcaaaatggCACCGGTTGCTCCGGCTCGGCACCGCGTAAAGTGTTGATGACCGTGCTCTTTGCATGCGGTACGATCGCGTTTGAAGTTGGCTGgttggcggcggtggccgCGATCACGGGGAAATCATCTCCCGCGGGCCGATTGGATTCGACTCAATTCGGACCCAATTTACCGAGCGGAGGGTTAATTTTCTATTCCAGCGGCACTGGGTTTCGTCGGAACGGGCAACATTACATTGAGTTCAATTATGGCAAAAAAGCTCACCACCGAGCCGGTTGCCGGTGCTGCCGAAGGTGATAATTTATACATTCCGTACGGTTTCTCTGTTGACTCTGGGGCGAAGTTTATTGCAAAATCGCGTGTTGCTGCGGTGCGGTTCGATTGGGCCTGGTTACGCGGCTGCAGGGCATTGCGACGTACACACCATGTGAAGTTATTATTCCCCGCACAGGAGCAACTCACAGAGGcaatcatgatgatgatgatgtagtTGTTCGGGAAAATATGAATTACGCTACAAGTATGATTAAAACCGTCGGTGGTTTGTTTGACGTATTGAGATTCACCCTGTCCCTTTAAGGGTTAATGTCGGCCTAGTGCGCATTTTTCggcaattttattttgctccaaCACATAGACACCCGCTAATTGAACCGTCAACGAAACACATTCATACACGCTACCAATGACCTCGCGATTAGACGCCGCGTATACTCTGCTTCGCGCAAGATAAACGCCGGTCCGAATTCACGCATACGCAAAACCATGCgcagacatacacatacgccCGATCTCGTGTGCAGAAGTCCGTTATGATTTTGTTACATCGCGTCACAAACACTCGCGCATAATGTTTGCGGTGCGGTCAAATCCACGGCACGATGGGACGGTCGCATCTCAGTATCTGTCCGTACGTTTGCCCGTTCGCGATGCTAAAATTAACAACCGTCAATTCGCTACGCTTCCGGCCTTTCGGTGGTGCGGTTCGGTGGCGTAGCGCTACAGCGCAACCAGCTGCTGACACGTCCGTCGATCCGGAGTGGGAGAACGCGCTGCCGTTTGAAAAGATTCCCGCACCGTCTTTAATCGGATTTCTGAAGGAATTTGGACCTTTTGGTAAGCACCAGAACCAGCTCTAGATAAGCAAGTGCAAGTGCATGGTTAAAGTTCTCGTTTTCGCACAGGTAAATACAAGGATGGTAATCTGTACGATATCAACAAACGATTGCGCGAGCTGTACGGTCCAATCTTGCGGATGAACGGTTCGTTTGGGAGGGAAGATTTGGTGATGACGTTCGTACCGGAAGACTTTGAGAAGGTACTGCGCTCGGAGGGTCCCTGGCCAAGACGTACGGGGATGGATTCGTTCGTGTACTATCGCAAACAGCATCGTCCGGAGTACTTTAAGGGCTACGGCGGGTTGCTGGCCGAGTAAGTGACCCCTTGTTTGGGTGTGGCATCACTCGTGAAGATTTGCGTTAATTTGCAGACAAGGCGAGGACTGGCACAAGATGCGAACGATCGTCAATCCGATCATGATGCAGCCGAAGGTCATCAGGCAGTACGTGGACAAGGTCGATACAGTGGCCCGGGAGTTTATGGCAATGTAAGAGCTGAAGATCCCTAGAGAAAATGGTACTCTTTTAACAATCTCATCCGGCGTTCCATAGTGTCCATGGTCTGCGCGATGAGAAGCAGGAGTTGCCGGCTGACTTTAACGAATGGTTGAACCGTTGGGCATTCGAAACGATGGGTGTGCTGGTGCTGGACTCGCGGCTTGGTGTGCTGGACAAGGACCAAACGCCCGAAGTTACCCATTTCATCGATGTAAGATCTGTTCGGGTGTAAATGTAAATGAGATCAACTCGTTGAAACTTGCCTCGTACTTCACAGCTAACAAAAGAGGCAGTCACCTTGTTCTATCAGCTTGATATACTACCATCGATATGGCGGAAGCTGAAAACGCCCGCCTTTTACAGACTGATGCGTGCATTGGACGAGCTTTATCAGTAAGTACATTCCCGGGCGAATGTTTACAAATGCTCCAATGCTGTTGTTTTAACTCCAGTTTAATTGCTGCCCGAGTCGATGAAGCTGTAATAAGGATGGAAAATAATCCAAGCGCCGATCAGGACACGTTGAGCATTCTGGAGAAACTGTTGAAGGTGGATCGTAATGCGGCCTTCACGATGTCGCTGGACAGTTTGTTCGCAGGTGTTGATACGGTACGGTAGTTCAGCTCCAACCAATTGAACCGTCCCGTTGATATTACCCCATTTCCCCCAGACCTCTTCAGGATCGACGGGAATTCTGTACTGTCTGGCCAAGAACCCTGACAAGCAGGAGAAACTTCGTGCCGAGCTGCGGAAGATTATGCCCAACAAGGACAGTCCACTCACGCCGGATAGTATGAAGAATATGCCGTACCTTAGGGCTTGTATCAAGGAGAGTCTGCGCATGTATCCACCGACCTCGGGCAATGGTCGTTGTACCGGAAAAGACCTCGTTCTGCAAGGATATCGCGTTCCCAAAGGAGTAAGCATCAATGAGAGTTAATTCGAGGGGCTCGCTCAGGCTAATGGAAAGCTTTTCTGCTCCAGATTCTCGTAGGAATGGGCCAGCTGGTACTGCAGCGAGAGGAAGGCTACTTTACCCGCCCGTCGGAGTTCATGCCGGAACGTTGGCTTAGCGGGGAGGCTGCGGCCGGTTGTCCCAGTGCCAAGGAGGTTCACCCGTTCATCTACCTGCCGTTCGGGTTCGGGGCCCGTTCCTGCATCGGCAAGCGGTTGGCAATGATGGAGATGGAGATACTGATTTCTCGCATGGTGCGCAAGTATGATATTGGCTGGAATTACGGCGAGCTGAAGTACAGAGCGACACTTGTCAACATACCTGCGAACGATCTAAAGTTCCAGCTGAAGGAAGTGAGCGATTGAGCAACTGCTTAGGTAAGGTGCTAGGTGGTAAGGAAATATTGTTTTGCAAATAAATCGAACGAACCAATGTTCAGTGGTCGCTTGTTTGATTATTTCCACTTCAAACGACCCCCCAGTGAGAAATACCGTCAGTAAAGCGCAATTTGCGGATCACCTTTTGACTCGGAACACTTGTTTGCAGGTGTTCATCAGATGTTGATGACATGATTAGACACCAGATGGACAATGAAACCcttcacgcacacatgcacagctACGTATCTCCAAAGTCACGGCCAACCCGTCGGAGtaacgcaccaacacacacgcgaATGGGCCAAACAAAGCGCGCTTCGCTTCGACATCTAGCAAGGTCACTGGTAGCGTTTGGCCGTTGCGTACGCGTCGCTGTTGAACACGATGTGGAACGTAAACATTTAGCGACGGATGCTATCCTCacaaccaaaaccaaatgtataCGATGCGGTAATTTACAACGCCGATAAGCTAGCGCGGTGGAGATCGCGTCTAATAGCACCTCAAGGAAATGAATGAATACTTTTCATTAGTTTAAAACTCACATTTAACTGCGAAAGGTGTGATTAATATTTTGTAATTGTACATCTTATTGGTGTACTTAACCTTTCGTAGACCCGAAAAATGTTGATGCGTCGTTGTTGGTTGACGAAACCCATCGGATGTACCCGATCTGGTCGGTGGGGTAACGTTCAGGCGCAAGCGCAACGGAACACTGCAACTGCAGAGCATGTGATCGATCCGGAATGGGCCACAGCTAAACCGTACAAATCCATCCCCGGGCCAACGCTGTGGCAGCTGTTCCGTGGGTTTTCTAAGGGTGGTAAGTGTGCCAACGACAACGTGCGATCGAGAGTGTGACAACAAACGCTGTGGGGCGCGGTGAGATCATTTGTGTACGCGTGCGGCATACGAGAGTTAGCTTGgttagcacacacaaacacacacacagaggcatAGTATTTGTGAtgatgtggttttgttttgattgagcGTAACGTAATCTATGCACCCGTGTTGACCGTTTCCGCAACCGGCTGTCACCGTCgggtgctgtgtgtttgtgagagaTGAATGAAATAGTAAAGGGCATGTATGACCTTGGCGCGTTTTGTTTACATGCGATCGTGGAGATGAGTTTTGATATTTTGACATAATTTTTGAAGTATTTAAATATCGATCTTCAATCTTCGACAGGCTGCTACGATGGACTTAATCTCATCGAGCTGCATATTCGTTTGAGGCAAGAGTACGGAGATATTTACCGCATACCAGCGGCCATGGGCCGTGCCGATGTTGTGATGAGCTTTGTGCCGGAAGACTTTGAAAAAGTGTTCCGTACGGAAGGTCAGTATCCGGTGCGGCGCAGCTTCGAAACGATGACGTACTACCGGCAGCAGGTTCGGCCAGAGATTTTCGGTGAACTGGGTGGGCTGGTTACTTCGTAAGGAGATCCGTTGCGTTAATGAAAGAATTGTTTTATTGAAGTGTTGAATTGTGTACACCTTTCAGACAGGGAGAATCGTGGCAAAATATGAGAAGGATTTGCAACCCGGTACTGCTGAACCCGAAGACGGTGAAGGTGTACGTCGAGCAGATGGATGCTGTGAGTCTTGAGTTCATGGAGATGTAAGGAAGGAATATGATCAAAATTGAAGGTAAGATAAGGGATTTAACAACCTTATTTGCTACACCCAACAGTATGGCCAATCTCCGCGACGAGAAGAATGAACTTCCGGCCGATTTTAACGAATGGTTAAGTCGTTGGGCCCTCGAGACGACTGGTGTGTTGGCGCTGGACACTAGACTGGGTGTGCTGCATTCCACGGACTCCGGAGAAGGACAGAGGCTGGTAGATGTGAGTGAGAAGTGCTAGAGATACAACCTTTCACTTCAATTACATTCATACATTCCCATAATATCAAGGTTGTGAATGAAATCTTCTATTTAACGTATCAACTGGATGTGCTACCATCGGTTTGGAAGTACATCAGTACTCCAAAATTTAACAGACTTATGAAACTGTTTGATAAGGTTACCAAGTGAGTATTGCTTAGCACACGACTATGCTATGAATGTATGACACTTTTCAATTGTTTCAAGTTTAATATTGGATCAAATCGAGCGAGCGATGGTAAGATTTGAAAAGAACCCACCAACTGACAGCAATCACAGCGCCCTGAAGAAGCTGTTGAGCATTAACAAGCATGTGGCGGTGATCATGGCGTTAGATATGATATTTGCCGGCATTGATACGGTATGCTCTTTTCCGGGATTTTAGTTTTGATTTTCCTTAATCATTATTTCTTCGCTTCCAGACGTCAGCGGGCTCCGTTGCCATACTGTACTGCTTGGCCAAGAATCCCGAAAAACAGGCAAAACTACGCGCCGAACTCCGCACGATAATGCCAACGAAAGATACCAGACTAACGGCAAGCATGATGAGCAATTTGCCATATCTTAGGGCCTGCATCAAGGAGGGTATGAGAATGTTTCCCCCTACGGCTGGGAATTTTCGTGCCACTGGACGTGATATGGTGCTGCAGGGATACCGTGTACCGAGCGATGTAAGTGACTTTAGGAATATATTCGATTTTTTACTCTACAAACTCCACAACATGTTCTTCCAAAAACCAGACGGACATTGCGATGGGTGCACAGGTGTTGTTGAGGGATGAAAAATACTTTCACCGTCCGACCGAGTTTATTCCCGAACGGTGGCTGAACGATCGTGATGCGTCCATCCCGAGTGCGAAGGAGGTGAATCCGTTCATTTTCCTACCGTTTGGGTTTGGTTCGCGCAGCTGCATTGGCAAGCGGTTGGCAATGATGGAGATGGAGGTGATACTGGCCCGGTGGATTAGACAGTTTGAGTTCCGGTGGAACTACGAGGACTATAAGATTCGCACGACCGTTATCAACATGCCGGGGTGTCCGCTGAAGTTTGAGATCAGGGATTTGGAGGACTGATGTAGTGGTTTTAATGCAGGGACAATTCAATTGTTAAAAGATCTGATAACTTTAATAGAAAATTGCCAATTTATACGAtacctgtttcttttttgcaccCAAAACATTGACAACGCCTATCTTATCGAGTCGATGCATACATGGCTATCAAGGGTTGATATGAGTATACGGGGGGAGTGGGGTGAGTAATAATCGCGGAATGAGTTTGCTATTTTTGGGGCGCGAATGTGTCTGTGCGTCACTTCACGCATACACAGTACACACTTCCCCGTACGCATGTATAGGTTTTGCGCTAACAAAATCACT
This sequence is a window from Anopheles merus strain MAF chromosome 3R, AmerM5.1, whole genome shotgun sequence. Protein-coding genes within it:
- the LOC121596121 gene encoding probable cytochrome P450 12a5, mitochondrial, yielding MLMRRCWLTKPIGCTRSGRWGNVQAQAQRNTATAEHVIDPEWATAKPYKSIPGPTLWQLFRGFSKGGCYDGLNLIELHIRLRQEYGDIYRIPAAMGRADVVMSFVPEDFEKVFRTEGQYPVRRSFETMTYYRQQVRPEIFGELGGLVTSQGESWQNMRRICNPVLLNPKTVKVYVEQMDAVSLEFMEIMANLRDEKNELPADFNEWLSRWALETTGVLALDTRLGVLHSTDSGEGQRLVDVVNEIFYLTYQLDVLPSVWKYISTPKFNRLMKLFDKVTNLILDQIERAMVRFEKNPPTDSNHSALKKLLSINKHVAVIMALDMIFAGIDTTSAGSVAILYCLAKNPEKQAKLRAELRTIMPTKDTRLTASMMSNLPYLRACIKEGMRMFPPTAGNFRATGRDMVLQGYRVPSDTDIAMGAQVLLRDEKYFHRPTEFIPERWLNDRDASIPSAKEVNPFIFLPFGFGSRSCIGKRLAMMEMEVILARWIRQFEFRWNYEDYKIRTTVINMPGCPLKFEIRDLED
- the LOC121596120 gene encoding cytochrome P450 CYP12A2-like, whose translation is MGRSHLSICPYVCPFAMLKLTTVNSLRFRPFGGAVRWRSATAQPAADTSVDPEWENALPFEKIPAPSLIGFLKEFGPFGKYKDGNLYDINKRLRELYGPILRMNGSFGREDLVMTFVPEDFEKVLRSEGPWPRRTGMDSFVYYRKQHRPEYFKGYGGLLAEQGEDWHKMRTIVNPIMMQPKVIRQYVDKVDTVAREFMAIVHGLRDEKQELPADFNEWLNRWAFETMGVLVLDSRLGVLDKDQTPEVTHFIDLTKEAVTLFYQLDILPSIWRKLKTPAFYRLMRALDELYHLIAARVDEAVIRMENNPSADQDTLSILEKLLKVDRNAAFTMSLDSLFAGVDTTSSGSTGILYCLAKNPDKQEKLRAELRKIMPNKDSPLTPDSMKNMPYLRACIKESLRMYPPTSGNGRCTGKDLVLQGYRVPKGILVGMGQLVLQREEGYFTRPSEFMPERWLSGEAAAGCPSAKEVHPFIYLPFGFGARSCIGKRLAMMEMEILISRMVRKYDIGWNYGELKYRATLVNIPANDLKFQLKEVSD